A stretch of DNA from Arthrobacter globiformis:
ATGCAGGTCAGGGCGGACCTGCGCCGCTTCAAGGACTTCATCGAAGCCAGAGGCACCGAAACCGGCGTCTGGCGCGGAGAGGTCCACTAGAACCAACCCACCCAACAGGACAGAGGAGCATAGGATGACCACCGCACGCGAGATCATGACCGGCGGCGCTGAATGTGTGGGCGAAAACGAAACTCTGGAACAGGCTGCACGGAAAATGAAAGACCTGGACGTCGGATCCCTGCCGATCTGCGGGGCAGACGACCGGCTCAAGGGCATGCTGACCGACCGGGACATTGTCATCCGCTGCCTGGCCGACGGCGGAGACCCGCGCACCGCCACCGCCGGGGAGTTTGGCCAGGGCAAGCCGGTGACCATCGGCGCTGAGGACTCGATCGAAGAGGCGATCAAGACGATGCAGGACCATAAGGTGCGCCGGCTGCCGGTGATTGACGGGCACGACCTGGTGGGGATGCTCAGCCAGGCCGACATCGCCCGGAATTACCCCGAGGACCGCGTCGGGGAACTCGTCGCCTTCATCTCCTACTAAGAACCCGCCCGACGGCGAGCCTCTGGAGGCGATCAGGGGCGGGAGAGGTTCTTATCGTGTCCGGGCTGGGCGGCCTGTTGGCCTCCTGGTGTCTGGTAAAAGACTCTCAGTACGGCTCCGCTGCCATGCACGAGCGACCGACCAATGGCGGGTCGGATATCCGGGCCGGGCCCGGAGGCCCGGGCAGCGACGGTTTCCGCGCTCAAGATTGGCTCAAGAATGACTGGAATCCCTGTCTGGAGCAAACGACGTCCTGTCATGCACGGTAGGTTTATCGCTGGCGGTGCGGCTTTCCCCCAAGAGCTGCCCTGTCCGGGGAGTCCCTACCTGTTGCCGTGTGGCCCGGGCCGGGGCTCCCCGCTCCAGCCCGCCCCACCTCCCGATGGCCGAATACGCTCAGCCGTAAGTGCCCATCGCAGCGTCACACTGCATCCCATCAGGCTTCCCGCAGTTGCGCCGGCCTTCCGTTCCTCGCGATCCTGCCAGTCATTCACCTGTCCACAGTCGTCTGCACCAATGATTGGCCGGTCCTTGAGGTTGCGGTCGTAGACTGTGCAGCACGTACTACAGCCGGGGGGGTTACTGTGGGTTCACGCGGGCTTTGCCTGGTCATCGAGGATGACCGGGATATTCGTGGTCTGCTGACGCTGATCCTGACGCGGGTTGGGTTTGAGGTTCATGCGGTCGCCAATGGTGTTGAGGGTGTCGCGGCGGCGTGGGAACACCATCCCGTCCTGGTGACGGTGGACCTGAATCTGCCGGACATGGACGGCCTGGACGTTGCCGGGTATATCCGGAAAAGGTCCGAGGCGCCCTTGCTGTTCATTACTGCCCGGGCAGAGGTTGACGACGAAATGGCCGGCATGGCCTCGGGAGCGGCGGCCTATCTGACTAAGCCCTTCCGCCCCCGGCAGCTCATCGAGGCAGTGAACCGGCTCTGCCCCGCAGGCCCCCTGACCGCCCATTTCCAGGATCAGCGCAGCTAGCCGGCCCGTTATCCAAAGTCCCGTCCGGGGTCAGAGTCCTGCCTCGGAAGGCGGGATGGACTCCAGTCCATCCGGTTCCCGGTCCTCTGCGCCCTCTCGCCCTTCCCAGTCCTTCACGTGTGCCAGCAGCGCCTGTTCGGGATTTCCAGGATGCTCCCTGTCGAATGGAAGCCAGCCCGAATAGTTGCTTCAGGCAGAGAATCTGGCACTGGAACTGGTCCTTGGGGGCGCTCTTTTGCGGGGAAGGGGGCTTGAGAGAGACCGGGAAAGCTCGCTTTTTCCTAGGCAGACACTGGCAGGCTCTGGATATCTGGTCGACGGAGGCCGCGACGAATCCCGTCCAGACAGCCGGTCCCGGCAACCAGTCCACCGGGGCGGGCTAAAGCCCAAAGCCGCGGCGAGCTGCCACTTCTGTGGCCGGGGAAGGCAGGAGGCCCACAGTGAGCATTCAACGGCGGAACGCTGCGGTTCAGACGCGCGCCATTTCCGCGTTCTGGCGGTGGTGGTCAGCAGAAGGTGCCGGGCTCCTCAGTGGCGCAATCACGACAGGTGACTACCGGGACCTTCCGGACACGCTCGATGCCATGGTCAAGGCGATCGGCCCGGGGCTCGGCTGGGAGACCGGACCGGGCATCCGTGCACGGCACCAGTTCTGCGTCTCAGGCGGTGGGGACCCTGGACTGCGGGTCCTGGCCGAACGGTGGCAGCGGGCCGCTCCGCCGCCGACGCCGATGTGGGAATTCGCCGCAGCCAGACAGCACCAACCCGGCATGCTCGCCGTCACCCTCGAAGCTGCCGGAAAAACGATCAACCTTGGCCTGGCCCGGGTCTCAGTGACCCTGGATGAGGAACGGGCCCGCGCGAACGTTAGCCTCCACCACCCGGCCTTCACCCGGCTGACCCCCGGCTACCGGCACCAACTCTCCTGCCTGCTGCTGGACTGGCTGCTCGGAGAAGACAACGTCCAGCGATGGATCGGCACCATCAACGCCGCCGAAACCGAACCCCCGGACAGCCTCCCGGCAACAGCCCTTCCCGAGATCATCGACGCCTTGACCACCCGGCACGCGCACATCGGCTGGACACTGGAGGACGCCGGAACATCCTCGGGACCGCGCACGATCATCAGAGCCCTGCGCCCCCTCCGGTGGATCGACCACCCCCTGCTGGACCTGCACACAGCCCTCGAAGTCGGTTACCCGCAGACCCGCCCCGACGGGCTACCGGACTACGACGAAGCGATAGACCTGCATCGGATCGAAGAGGACCTGGGAGCAGCCCTCGGACCCCGGGGCCTGCTCGTCGCTACCCAAACATCAAATGGCCGGCGCATCCTGCACTACTACACCGACTCCGAAGACCAGAACGGCCGGGACACCATCGACCGCTTCGCCCGAACACGACCCCAGGCGGAAGTGACCCACACCCACGACCCCGGATGGACTCTGATCAGCGCATTCACTTGACCGCAGGTCCCCAACCCGAGGATATGTCCGCCG
This window harbors:
- a CDS encoding response regulator transcription factor, encoding MGSRGLCLVIEDDRDIRGLLTLILTRVGFEVHAVANGVEGVAAAWEHHPVLVTVDLNLPDMDGLDVAGYIRKRSEAPLLFITARAEVDDEMAGMASGAAAYLTKPFRPRQLIEAVNRLCPAGPLTAHFQDQRS
- a CDS encoding CBS domain-containing protein — encoded protein: MTTAREIMTGGAECVGENETLEQAARKMKDLDVGSLPICGADDRLKGMLTDRDIVIRCLADGGDPRTATAGEFGQGKPVTIGAEDSIEEAIKTMQDHKVRRLPVIDGHDLVGMLSQADIARNYPEDRVGELVAFISY
- a CDS encoding DUF695 domain-containing protein, yielding MSIQRRNAAVQTRAISAFWRWWSAEGAGLLSGAITTGDYRDLPDTLDAMVKAIGPGLGWETGPGIRARHQFCVSGGGDPGLRVLAERWQRAAPPPTPMWEFAAARQHQPGMLAVTLEAAGKTINLGLARVSVTLDEERARANVSLHHPAFTRLTPGYRHQLSCLLLDWLLGEDNVQRWIGTINAAETEPPDSLPATALPEIIDALTTRHAHIGWTLEDAGTSSGPRTIIRALRPLRWIDHPLLDLHTALEVGYPQTRPDGLPDYDEAIDLHRIEEDLGAALGPRGLLVATQTSNGRRILHYYTDSEDQNGRDTIDRFARTRPQAEVTHTHDPGWTLISAFT